A window from Microcoleus sp. FACHB-831 encodes these proteins:
- the thiS gene encoding sulfur carrier protein ThiS, which translates to MHSADANLKLQVNGEPCTCSPQTNLPQLLEQLGLNPRLVAVEYNGEILHRQFWSETHMQEGDRLEIVTIVGGG; encoded by the coding sequence ATGCATAGCGCCGATGCTAACCTGAAGCTCCAGGTGAATGGCGAACCCTGTACTTGTTCGCCGCAAACCAATCTGCCACAACTCCTCGAACAACTGGGGTTAAATCCCCGGTTAGTTGCCGTAGAATACAACGGCGAGATTCTCCATCGGCAGTTTTGGTCTGAGACACACATGCAAGAGGGCGATCGCCTCGAAATTGTCACCATTGTCGGTGGTGGCTAA
- a CDS encoding ABC transporter permease: MVLSSKSSPPSPNSQPDTSKRLAWSKLLEPVALLGPAGIWLILLLVLPTLVIFELSLVPNIRPGDIVNPSGFENYAQVFQPIYLQVIKRSLFFAFGTMLVSLLLGFPVAYWIGQMAPQKWRNLLLLGFVLPLWTSSLLRSYAWVTILRRTGVLNTLLTSIGLPALDLLNDWPAVFIGMGYSYLPYMVLILYASIEKLDKRLLEASADLGANPIQSFWKVTVPQTLPGIAAGCLLVFINTLGDFVDPELLGGAQSMTVSRMIYNQFLGATQNWGFGSALSMVLIMAVSIAIALLIKYGDNTTKP; this comes from the coding sequence GTGGTTTTGTCTAGCAAATCCTCACCCCCCTCTCCAAACTCCCAGCCAGATACCAGCAAGCGTCTGGCGTGGTCAAAGTTGTTGGAACCTGTAGCGTTGCTTGGCCCAGCTGGTATCTGGTTGATACTGTTGTTGGTGCTACCGACCTTGGTGATTTTTGAGCTGAGTTTGGTGCCAAATATTCGACCGGGAGATATCGTCAATCCCAGTGGATTTGAGAACTACGCCCAAGTATTCCAGCCAATATATTTACAGGTGATAAAGCGATCGCTTTTCTTCGCCTTTGGCACTATGCTGGTTTCTCTGCTTCTAGGATTCCCCGTCGCTTACTGGATTGGTCAAATGGCACCCCAGAAGTGGCGTAATTTGCTGCTGTTGGGGTTTGTGTTGCCTTTGTGGACATCATCCCTCCTGCGTTCTTACGCCTGGGTGACAATTTTGCGGCGAACTGGCGTCCTCAACACTTTACTGACAAGTATAGGATTGCCTGCTTTAGATTTACTCAACGACTGGCCAGCCGTTTTTATCGGCATGGGCTACAGTTATCTTCCCTATATGGTGTTAATTTTATACGCCTCTATAGAAAAACTTGATAAGCGTTTACTTGAGGCATCAGCCGATTTGGGTGCTAATCCGATTCAAAGTTTCTGGAAAGTAACTGTCCCCCAAACATTGCCGGGAATTGCTGCTGGGTGTTTGCTAGTTTTTATTAATACTTTAGGGGATTTTGTCGATCCAGAATTACTGGGCGGAGCGCAAAGCATGACAGTATCCCGCATGATTTATAACCAGTTTTTGGGGGCAACTCAAAATTGGGGCTTTGGTTCGGCTTTGAGTATGGTGTTAATAATGGCCGTGAGTATTGCGATCGCGCTTTTAATTAAATACGGCGATAATACAACCAAACCTTAA
- a CDS encoding spermidine/putrescine ABC transporter substrate-binding protein, translated as MPINPKSNPPYLPLFKPTHQNPTSKGRRSFLQTSAAALSCMALSSCGWKLAEVKATPNRSGSGDPKSLDIYTWAGYTDDALLKRFTAETGIKVRADVYGSNDEMLAKIQASGGGDYSIIYPSDYTVSRMVELDLLAELDHSRLNGLKNLFPRFQNPTADPDLRHSIPTAWGTTVLIFNSEKLSPPPEDWNYLWEYQKQLSGRMTLLDDVREVMGATLKSLGYSYNSTDPQQLRQAYEKLSLLKPAIANFTTDAWQPLIVAGDLLLAMSYSSDAIKVVQENNKLQYVIPRSGSSVWTDTLVIPKTARNPDGAYAWINFLLQPDVAAQICERLKFATPNQAAFNELPPPVRNNLGLFPPEEVLQKCESVAQIGKVAEVYDRYWTQLRT; from the coding sequence ATGCCGATTAATCCAAAATCCAACCCACCCTATCTCCCTTTGTTCAAGCCCACCCACCAAAATCCTACATCCAAGGGTAGGCGTAGTTTCTTACAAACCTCAGCAGCAGCGCTATCTTGCATGGCATTGTCTAGTTGCGGCTGGAAGCTTGCCGAAGTGAAAGCAACACCGAACCGAAGCGGCAGTGGCGATCCAAAGTCCTTGGACATTTACACTTGGGCGGGCTACACAGATGATGCTTTGCTAAAGCGGTTTACCGCTGAGACTGGCATTAAGGTGCGTGCGGACGTATATGGTTCTAATGACGAGATGCTAGCCAAAATTCAAGCGTCTGGAGGCGGGGACTACAGCATCATCTACCCCTCTGACTATACTGTGAGCAGAATGGTGGAGCTGGATCTGCTGGCTGAATTAGATCATTCTCGCCTTAACGGTCTAAAAAATCTCTTTCCCCGGTTCCAGAACCCTACTGCTGACCCAGATCTGCGCCACAGCATACCAACGGCCTGGGGAACAACTGTTTTGATTTTCAACAGCGAAAAGCTCTCACCACCACCAGAGGATTGGAATTACCTTTGGGAATATCAGAAGCAACTATCGGGGCGGATGACTTTGCTTGATGATGTCAGAGAAGTGATGGGGGCAACGTTAAAAAGTTTGGGGTATTCTTACAACTCCACCGATCCCCAACAACTCAGGCAGGCTTATGAAAAGTTATCGCTTCTGAAACCTGCGATCGCCAATTTTACTACCGACGCATGGCAACCTCTAATCGTAGCAGGAGATTTACTGCTCGCCATGTCTTACTCATCAGATGCTATTAAAGTTGTCCAAGAAAACAATAAATTACAGTATGTTATTCCCCGCAGTGGTTCTTCGGTGTGGACGGATACGCTGGTAATTCCTAAAACAGCACGCAACCCTGATGGTGCTTATGCTTGGATTAATTTTTTGTTGCAGCCAGATGTAGCAGCGCAAATATGCGAACGATTAAAGTTTGCGACCCCAAATCAAGCTGCTTTCAACGAATTACCCCCCCCAGTACGCAACAATCTCGGCCTGTTTCCGCCAGAAGAAGTGCTGCAAAAATGTGAAAGTGTTGCCCAAATTGGTAAAGTTGCTGAAGTTTATGACAGATATTGGACTCAATTGAGAACGTAG
- the mrdA gene encoding penicillin-binding protein 2 has product MTLVNSSSSVRQPNSRTVGRSYQSILIMLGITVLMLGGIGSRLAYLQLVQGESSIKLADKNRIRTIRKLPVRGNIFDRKGRLLASSKLSHSVFLWPVARKKEDWPATIQQLAPILNMSEAEIKERLEEAGYGYREPLRIARGITPEQITALAEHKTELEGVEVDIEPVRNYPNGEIGSHVLGYTGEMSDRELTKRKDENYRLGDVVGKMGVESAFEQNLRGEWGGQQFEVDGKGQVIRFLGQKAARAGKDVHLTLDLELQKTAEKALGNRRGAIVAIDPNNGAILALASRPGFDPNIFSTRIKPQTWKELQKKDHPFVNRALRVFPPASTFKIVTTTAALESGKFSPHTVLQTYGSLTIGGVRFGEWNHAGFGPLGFVGGLAMSSDTFFYQIAKGIGGPTLIDWTRRYGFGKKTGIELTSEESAGLVADDAWKRKRMKQEWTIGDTVNMSIGQGFLQTSPLQVAVMFAVPANGGYLVKPHLLKDDEDSKKWRESLNLKPETIRILRQGLRTVVTGGTGKVMSSPTIPPAAGKSGTAEAPPGESHVWFGSYAPHDKPEIVVVAFGEHLGGGGGKVAAPMVLQVIETYFNSKKSGKPDAKKSVKRI; this is encoded by the coding sequence ATGACTTTGGTTAATTCTTCCTCTAGCGTTCGTCAACCTAATTCTCGCACTGTTGGACGCAGTTACCAGTCGATTCTGATCATGCTGGGCATTACCGTCCTCATGCTGGGTGGTATTGGCTCGCGTCTGGCTTATCTGCAACTGGTGCAGGGCGAGAGCAGTATCAAGCTAGCTGATAAAAACCGCATTCGCACAATTCGCAAACTGCCAGTGCGGGGTAATATTTTCGACCGCAAGGGCAGACTTTTGGCCAGCAGCAAGTTATCCCACTCTGTCTTTTTATGGCCAGTGGCTCGCAAAAAGGAAGATTGGCCAGCGACGATCCAACAACTTGCGCCAATTTTGAACATGTCGGAAGCTGAGATTAAAGAACGCCTGGAAGAGGCAGGCTATGGCTATCGAGAGCCGTTGCGGATTGCGCGTGGTATTACTCCAGAACAGATAACAGCGTTGGCAGAACACAAAACCGAGCTGGAGGGGGTGGAGGTTGATATTGAACCCGTGCGGAACTATCCTAACGGAGAGATTGGCTCTCACGTTCTAGGGTACACGGGCGAGATGAGCGATCGCGAACTCACTAAGCGCAAAGATGAGAACTATCGCTTAGGCGATGTGGTTGGCAAGATGGGGGTTGAATCGGCTTTTGAGCAAAACCTGCGGGGAGAATGGGGGGGTCAGCAGTTTGAGGTAGATGGCAAAGGGCAAGTGATACGCTTTTTGGGTCAAAAAGCAGCGAGGGCGGGGAAGGATGTACATTTAACTTTAGATTTGGAGTTGCAGAAGACGGCTGAAAAGGCGCTTGGCAATCGCAGGGGCGCGATCGTGGCCATAGACCCCAACAACGGTGCTATCTTAGCCCTTGCCAGCCGTCCCGGCTTCGACCCGAATATCTTCTCTACTCGGATCAAACCACAGACCTGGAAGGAACTGCAAAAAAAGGATCACCCCTTTGTTAACCGCGCCCTGCGGGTCTTTCCACCTGCGAGTACGTTCAAAATTGTCACAACTACTGCTGCTCTTGAATCTGGTAAGTTTTCTCCCCATACCGTGTTGCAAACTTATGGTTCGCTAACTATCGGCGGGGTGCGGTTTGGAGAATGGAACCATGCTGGATTTGGCCCGTTAGGATTTGTGGGTGGGCTTGCTATGAGTAGCGATACCTTTTTCTATCAAATTGCCAAGGGAATTGGTGGGCCAACCCTGATTGACTGGACTAGGCGCTATGGCTTTGGCAAAAAAACGGGTATTGAGTTGACGAGCGAAGAATCCGCTGGTTTGGTCGCCGATGATGCCTGGAAGCGGAAGAGGATGAAGCAAGAGTGGACGATAGGGGACACGGTAAATATGTCAATTGGTCAGGGATTTCTCCAGACCAGTCCGCTACAAGTGGCGGTGATGTTTGCCGTACCTGCTAATGGTGGCTATCTGGTTAAGCCGCACTTGCTCAAGGATGATGAAGACTCTAAAAAATGGCGAGAGTCTTTGAATCTCAAGCCAGAGACTATTCGCATCCTGCGCCAAGGTTTGCGGACTGTGGTAACTGGCGGTACTGGTAAAGTGATGAGTTCGCCAACTATACCGCCTGCGGCTGGTAAAAGCGGTACGGCTGAGGCTCCTCCGGGAGAGTCTCACGTTTGGTTTGGTAGCTATGCGCCTCATGATAAACCGGA
- a CDS encoding ABC transporter permease, producing the protein MRLKQEEIPVDMVKSKDKPGFSWQAIFSIVMFFYMYLPILVLALYSFNESPYSANWEGFTLKWYGNLLKDGRIFTALQNSLTVAFSAVGIAAVLGTLMAVGLARYRFTGKSLYRGISFLPLIIPDIAIAVATLIFLAVIGIRLSIWTIVAAHVVFCLAYVAIAVSARLSGLDPHLEEAALDLGANPVEAFIKVLLPELLPGIISGCLIAFVLSMDDFLIASFTSGTGSGTLPMEIFSRIRTGVKPDINALSVMLMIISGVAGFLAQYITYQSEQKRIK; encoded by the coding sequence ATGAGGCTTAAACAGGAGGAAATACCCGTAGATATGGTGAAATCTAAGGATAAACCCGGTTTCTCTTGGCAGGCCATTTTCTCCATTGTGATGTTTTTTTATATGTACCTGCCGATCCTGGTACTAGCTTTGTATAGCTTTAATGAGTCTCCTTACAGCGCAAATTGGGAAGGATTCACGTTGAAATGGTACGGCAATTTACTTAAAGACGGGCGTATTTTTACAGCATTGCAAAATAGTCTCACAGTGGCGTTCAGCGCTGTGGGGATTGCGGCTGTTTTGGGTACTCTTATGGCTGTAGGTTTAGCCCGTTATCGGTTTACGGGCAAAAGCTTGTATCGGGGGATTTCTTTTCTGCCTTTAATTATTCCCGATATTGCGATCGCAGTCGCTACATTGATATTTCTAGCAGTTATTGGGATTCGCCTTAGTATCTGGACAATCGTCGCCGCCCACGTCGTTTTTTGTCTAGCTTATGTAGCGATCGCTGTCTCTGCTAGACTCAGCGGCTTAGATCCTCACCTCGAAGAAGCCGCACTCGATTTAGGTGCAAATCCTGTAGAAGCTTTCATCAAAGTTTTGCTTCCCGAATTGCTGCCCGGTATTATCTCAGGCTGTCTGATAGCATTTGTTCTCAGCATGGATGATTTTCTGATTGCCAGCTTCACTTCCGGAACCGGTTCGGGTACTCTACCAATGGAAATTTTTAGCCGCATACGCACTGGCGTTAAACCAGATATCAATGCCCTCAGCGTTATGTTGATGATAATCTCAGGCGTAGCAGGATTTCTTGCCCAATACATCACTTATCAAAGCGAACAAAAACGTATCAAATAA
- a CDS encoding ABC transporter ATP-binding protein yields the protein MSQTSVQKLSSPDTATHLDVELRKVFKVFNGETAVRGVDLDIHRGEFFSILGPSGCGKTTTLRLMAGFDMPSAGEVLIQGQSMNNVPPYRRPVNTVFQSYALFKHLSVWENIAFGLRIKKLSGAEIEARVKEALKLVKMESFANRFPNQMSGGQQQRVALARALVNRPAVVLLDEPLGALDLKLRKEMQVELSNLHQDLGLTFVMVTHDQEEALSLSDRIAVMRGGKIEQIGTPTEIYERPKTPFVADFIGDTNLFQGRIESSDSTSIQIVTGNGLKLFVQPIDSVDLGGKGTEVVVSVRPEKIHLSLYAPTVETNTFEGRLAHVMYLGTHVNYVVELATGDRLTVRQPNTVGSLPDLNTPIYAHWAAIDCLALRE from the coding sequence ATGTCTCAAACTTCTGTGCAAAAACTCTCTTCTCCGGATACAGCTACTCACCTGGATGTTGAACTCCGCAAGGTTTTCAAGGTTTTCAATGGAGAAACCGCTGTTCGTGGTGTTGACTTGGACATCCATCGTGGAGAATTCTTTAGTATACTTGGGCCTTCTGGCTGTGGAAAAACTACAACCCTGCGCTTAATGGCTGGGTTTGATATGCCATCGGCTGGCGAGGTGCTGATTCAGGGACAGTCTATGAACAACGTCCCCCCCTACCGCCGTCCTGTGAACACCGTCTTTCAGAGCTATGCTCTGTTTAAGCACTTAAGTGTCTGGGAGAATATCGCCTTTGGCCTGCGGATTAAGAAGCTGTCTGGGGCAGAAATTGAAGCTAGGGTAAAAGAAGCCCTAAAGCTGGTAAAAATGGAATCCTTCGCCAATAGGTTTCCCAACCAGATGTCTGGGGGACAGCAGCAAAGGGTAGCTTTGGCACGAGCGTTGGTAAATCGTCCCGCTGTGGTTTTGCTAGATGAACCCTTGGGAGCATTGGATTTAAAACTCCGTAAAGAAATGCAAGTGGAACTGTCCAATTTGCATCAAGACTTGGGCTTGACCTTTGTTATGGTCACTCACGACCAAGAAGAAGCCCTGAGCCTTTCCGATCGGATTGCGGTAATGCGGGGTGGCAAAATCGAGCAAATCGGTACGCCTACCGAAATTTACGAACGTCCCAAGACGCCATTTGTGGCTGATTTCATTGGCGATACGAATTTATTTCAAGGGCGAATCGAATCGTCTGACAGTACCAGTATCCAGATTGTCACGGGCAACGGGCTAAAACTTTTCGTGCAGCCAATAGATAGTGTCGATCTTGGTGGGAAAGGCACGGAGGTTGTCGTAAGCGTGCGACCTGAGAAAATCCACCTCAGCCTTTATGCGCCCACCGTCGAGACTAACACTTTTGAAGGGCGTTTGGCGCACGTAATGTACTTAGGAACCCACGTTAATTATGTGGTGGAGTTAGCAACAGGCGATCGCTTGACAGTTCGCCAGCCAAACACTGTTGGTAGCTTGCCAGATCTCAACACCCCAATATACGCCCACTGGGCAGCAATAGATTGTCTGGCTTTGCGGGAATAG
- a CDS encoding DUF1517 domain-containing protein — MRNKLLSAIKPILKSLFLAGLVLSLALGNADGALAARSGGRIGGGSFRAPSRTYSPPSRTYAPPSGGYYPGGGGYYPGGGIGFPFLFPFFGIGGGFGGLFTILLFLGLANFLVQTFRNIGTSNEEVDSLGYSNSKVSVAKVQVGLLSQARSLQGELNELANSADTGTAEGRAQVLQESTLALLRHPEYWVYGATEAQQTALVAAEAKFNQLALGERSKFSAETLSNVNNQLRQAPATASLPAAGGELAEQLKQLSGEYIVVTIVVGAEGNLQLPKIDNTDDLRQALRQIGGISSERLLAVEILWTPQAEGDTLTTDDMLAEYPDLKLV; from the coding sequence ATGCGTAACAAACTGCTTTCAGCAATAAAACCAATTTTGAAATCTCTTTTCCTCGCTGGTCTTGTCCTCAGCCTAGCTCTAGGCAACGCTGACGGAGCATTGGCTGCTCGCAGTGGCGGGCGGATTGGCGGCGGTTCTTTCAGAGCGCCCAGCCGCACCTATTCGCCTCCTTCTCGCACCTATGCACCGCCATCTGGGGGATACTACCCAGGCGGTGGTGGATATTATCCAGGCGGTGGAATTGGCTTCCCGTTCCTGTTCCCCTTCTTTGGTATTGGGGGTGGATTTGGCGGTCTATTTACTATCTTGCTTTTCCTGGGTCTAGCTAACTTTCTAGTGCAAACCTTCCGCAACATCGGCACTAGCAATGAAGAAGTAGACTCGCTTGGCTACAGCAATTCTAAAGTTTCCGTCGCTAAAGTACAGGTGGGTTTATTATCTCAAGCCCGCAGCCTGCAAGGTGAACTAAACGAGCTAGCTAATAGCGCTGATACTGGTACTGCCGAGGGTCGCGCCCAAGTGCTGCAAGAAAGCACGCTAGCTTTACTACGTCACCCCGAATACTGGGTATATGGCGCGACTGAAGCTCAACAAACAGCTTTAGTAGCCGCAGAAGCTAAATTTAATCAACTTGCTCTGGGCGAACGCAGCAAATTTAGCGCCGAAACTCTCTCCAATGTAAACAATCAACTGCGTCAAGCGCCTGCAACCGCGTCTTTGCCTGCTGCTGGTGGGGAATTGGCAGAACAGTTGAAACAATTGTCTGGTGAGTACATTGTTGTGACGATTGTTGTGGGTGCCGAGGGCAATCTGCAACTACCCAAGATCGACAATACAGACGATTTGCGTCAAGCGTTGCGTCAGATTGGGGGAATATCGAGCGAGCGCCTGCTAGCTGTCGAAATTCTCTGGACGCCTCAAGCAGAAGGCGACACGCTGACTACTGACGATATGCTCGCCGAGTATCCCGACCTGAAGTTAGTGTAA